One Pullulanibacillus sp. KACC 23026 DNA segment encodes these proteins:
- a CDS encoding shikimate dehydrogenase, producing the protein MNLPDKAIQPTMYFIGVTTTQSSIMKLFPLWAEVLGLKNAVLKGIDLDIHANPQDYRDVVKFIKNDELSLGALVTTHKIDLYNAAKDLFDYFDPYAMIFGELSSISKLNGKLEGYAKDPISSGLAMESFIPKDYWKEHQGELFIMGSGGSAIAICSYLLDPNNGDNIPTRVVVSDLNQSRLDEIEKIIKEINPNIEAEYYITLGPEQNDANLSKLKPNSLIINATGLGKDRPGSPLTKKCVFPNNSLVWELNYRGERDFMHQAIAQQEEKGLQVEDGWNYFIHGWTQVIAEVFHIEITEDQIKEISELSSKIR; encoded by the coding sequence ATGAACTTACCAGATAAAGCTATACAACCAACTATGTATTTTATTGGTGTAACAACCACTCAGTCTTCAATAATGAAACTTTTTCCACTTTGGGCAGAAGTATTAGGACTTAAAAACGCTGTTCTAAAGGGGATAGATTTAGATATTCACGCAAATCCTCAAGATTATCGAGATGTGGTGAAATTCATCAAAAATGATGAACTTTCTCTTGGGGCTCTTGTTACAACTCATAAGATTGATCTTTACAATGCAGCGAAGGATCTGTTTGATTATTTTGATCCCTATGCAATGATATTTGGAGAACTCTCCTCCATTTCTAAATTAAATGGCAAATTGGAGGGCTATGCCAAAGATCCAATATCAAGTGGTCTTGCGATGGAGTCGTTTATTCCTAAGGACTACTGGAAAGAACATCAAGGTGAACTTTTCATTATGGGCTCAGGTGGAAGTGCCATTGCAATCTGTTCATACTTGTTAGATCCAAACAATGGGGATAATATTCCGACTCGAGTAGTTGTTTCTGATCTTAATCAATCACGTCTTGATGAAATTGAAAAAATTATCAAAGAAATCAATCCGAATATTGAGGCTGAATACTATATAACACTAGGTCCTGAACAAAATGATGCTAATCTTTCTAAATTAAAACCGAATTCTCTAATAATCAACGCAACAGGTCTAGGTAAAGATCGACCAGGATCCCCATTGACAAAGAAGTGTGTTTTCCCAAATAACAGTTTAGTTTGGGAACTGAACTATCGTGGTGAACGCGATTTTATGCATCAAGCGATCGCCCAACAAGAAGAAAAAGGGCTTCAAGTAGAAGATGGCTGGAATTATTTCATTCATGGATGGACACAAGTTATTGCAGAGGTCTTTCATATAGAGATAACTGAGGATCAAATTAAAGAAATTTCAGAGCTATCAAGTAAGATTAGGTAA
- a CDS encoding glucose-6-phosphate isomerase: MKPFNLDFDLLTGLSRSKESTKRPLSKMKGIYSDAEAFQNVLQSDDPLVYEFYELDLPETSGNLLFGTSIVYPGKIGNEYYMTKGHFHTILETGEVYYCLSGKGGMLMENPEGDWDFQEFSPGKAVYVPPRYAHRSINVGSEPLVTFFTFRADAGHDYGTIETKGYRKLVVDLEGQYEIIDNPRWNQ, translated from the coding sequence GTGAAGCCATTCAATCTTGACTTTGATCTTTTAACAGGCTTATCTAGATCAAAAGAATCAACAAAGCGTCCGCTCTCAAAGATGAAAGGGATTTATTCGGATGCGGAGGCATTTCAAAACGTTCTTCAAAGCGACGACCCTTTAGTGTATGAATTCTATGAGCTCGACTTACCGGAGACGTCAGGAAATCTCCTATTCGGTACGAGTATCGTTTATCCAGGAAAAATAGGAAATGAATACTATATGACAAAAGGCCATTTTCATACGATTTTGGAAACTGGCGAAGTTTATTATTGTTTAAGTGGAAAAGGAGGAATGTTGATGGAGAACCCAGAGGGTGATTGGGATTTTCAAGAGTTTTCACCTGGTAAAGCAGTTTATGTTCCACCGCGTTATGCTCATAGGAGTATTAATGTGGGCTCAGAACCATTGGTGACATTCTTTACATTCCGTGCCGACGCAGGTCATGATTACGGAACGATCGAGACAAAAGGTTACCGTAAGCTTGTTGTGGATCTAGAGGGGCAATATGAAATTATAGATAATCCTAGATGGAATCAGTGA